A genomic region of Papaver somniferum cultivar HN1 chromosome 7, ASM357369v1, whole genome shotgun sequence contains the following coding sequences:
- the LOC113298242 gene encoding probable E3 ubiquitin-protein ligase XERICO codes for MGLSHYPSPAEGMLPVIVMNTVVSVALLKNMVKWVIQVMIGIENPSSNFEEENTTNEVVQLSENRKISVTLYKSLCDERSSRVCKSSSDDDNNSNSSFRLCSVVECCVCLHKFKANEEVSELSCNHFFHKGCLKKWLDHRHSTCPLCRSTL; via the coding sequence ATGGGACTCTCCCATTACCCTAGTCCAGCTGAAGGAATGTTACCGGTGATAGTTATGAATACAGTTGTGTCAGTTGCTTTGCTCAAGAATATGGTAAAATGGGTCATTCAAGTAATGATTGGAATTGAAAATCCATCGTCAAATTTCGAAGAGGAAAACACTACAAATGAAGTAGTCCAATTGTCAGAGAATAGAAAAATATCGGTTACACTTTATAAATCTTTATGCGATGAAAGATCTTCTAGAGTTTGCAAAAGCAGTAGTGATGATGATAACAATAGTAATAGTAGTTTTAGGTTATGTTCAGTTGTAGAATGTTGCGTTTGTCTCCATAAGTTTAAAGCAAATGAAGAAGTCAGTGAATTGTCTTGTAACCATTTCTTTCATAAGGGTTGCTTGAAGAAATGGTTAGATCACAGACACAGTACTTGTCCTCTTTGTAGATCTACCCtttga